From the Rana temporaria unplaced genomic scaffold, aRanTem1.1, whole genome shotgun sequence genome, the window gatttgaattaggcatcgctacgccgcgagaaatacactacaccgccgtaacttacggcgcaaattctttcaggattcaaaccaaaaaaagtaagttaaggcggcgtagcgtatctcagatacgctgcgccggggcagatctttgtggatctgccccaccaactccatttgcagtacAACCTATACAAGGGCTTACCAGACAGCAAAGAGTCCAGAAAATTCTatgtcccttaggccccgtactcacgaccaaacatgtctgctgaaactggtccgcggaccagtttcagcagacatgtttggccgtgtgtaggcccgagcggaccattttcgggcggatcggacagttttccagcggacaactgtttcccggacttgctttaaaacagtccgaaacctgtccgcccggacatgtacggtcgtctgtacagacctaccgtacatgtccagccgcccgccatccctcgcatgcgtcgaatgacttcgacgcatgcgtggaagccttttaaaggcaggccgcccacgtcgctgcgtcattgtcgcggcgacaccgcggacacgccccgcgtattgtttacgcgcggacctctgttcgatggtgtgtacggccatcgaacagaagtccccgggcagacatgtccgatgaaaacggtccgcggaccggtttcatcagacatatttgatcgtgagtactcggccttagaccAAACATTTCAAGGCTTCCCACCTGCTCCAACACTCTCCATTTGGACAGACAGACCCTACTACAATTACAATTACCCAGCCTGGACAGCAAGTCCTGGTTCACATTGCcccgacttgtcatgcaacttgagAGTTCAACGTCACATGACAAGTTGTGTCCCATTAATGGCAATGGAATCGGTCTAAATAGGTGCAAATAAAGTCGCTCCGATTTAGAAAaaggtccctgcactacttttggggcGACTTCAACGCAACTTGCATTGATTTCTGTTAAAGGAGTTGCATGCAAGCCACAATGAAGTCGCACAGGGATGTTGGATATGAAGCCTCAGCAGTGTGAACGAGGGCTGAAACTTACAGTGACCCATAGAAGTCACTTAAGATTCTTTTGCAGAATCTATACAAGTGTTCCCTATTACTGAAATAAAGTCCAGTAGGCTAATCTGAGGACAACAATGCCATTAATCTGGATTCATATAACATCTTAGAATACAGTAAAACAAACAAGTAGATTTACCTGCAGAAGCTGCTGAAGTTTAAACACCCTCTTGTATATTGCAGAATTTGGAACATTGTACCGCTTGGCATTCTCAAACATCATATTTAAATCTGTTTCCAAGTGGTCCAGACTCTCGTATTCCTGGTTCTTTAGCTTATTTCTGCATAAAAGTGAAGGAAACACAAATTTTATCAAAACGTTGCTGTGGAAAACGGATTTGTCTACATTTTAACAGAGCGTTgtcataacataacataacatccAACCAAAGCTTTCAATTTGTTACAGGGTTAAAACCTGTGTTAATTATTCCTACTATCTCTCTACCCAAATCAGAGATTTATCTACATTTCCAAAATTTGATAGATGTCAGACACAACAGGAACTTACAGGAAATCTCCCAAAGGGGACACAATAGATTCTACTAGAGTGTGGAAGGGTTAAAACTTCAAAAAGGTTTTTTACTCCTTTTACCTCCGCTGTCACtgtgacacaacaggaagtgaaatcttaATACAGACACTgagcacatttaaccacttaaggaccggaccaatatgctgctaaatgacccaaggggtttttacaattcggcactgtgtcgctttaacagacaattgcgcggtcgtgcgacgtggctcccaaacaaattttgtgtccttttcttcccacaaatagagctctcttttggtggtatttgatcgcctctgcgatttttattttttgcgctatatacaaaaatagagcgacatttttgaaaaaaaatcaatattttttactttttgttataagaaaaatcaaataaactaaattttagtcaaacatttaggccaaaatgtattcagccacatgtctttagtaaaaaaaaaaaaaaaaaaattgcaataaaaaaaaattagctacctagcggcaacagtgacactaatacagcgatcagaaaaatgaacgcttagtgacactggcaatagggagtgaaagggcggtgatcaagaggttaaaactttattaggggggggggtacgggggctaccctgaacctaacactaactgcctgtcacactaactgtcacactgacactaaatgcagtgatcagtacatatatgatcactgcattcagtgacactgttaaagggggggggggggttaatgtgcctatgtgtagtgtgtgtcagtgtagtgttgtgcagacttactgtgtgatgtattctgtcctcagcggcggttgaaaataccacCGAGGGGAGAGAATACATCACTTCCCCCTTCccgtgtttacacaggaggaggaagtgacacacgggggagTACTCGCATTGGCTGTGAGCGATCCAGAGGGGGtggacaaaaacgaacagccgcccccggatcgctcctgaagccacgggaaccgccgcatgtaccgggggggtcccgatcggacccccaacccaagtctaggcagggacgtacaggtacgccaatgtgcctgtctgtgccattctgccgatgtaaatgtacatgcggcggtccggaagcggTTAAGGATAATCGTTATGCTTTGTGCAAACCAAAGTCCATCAGATGTGAATAAACATGGGAAATGCAACAGGGAAAAATATGATGCATGGTGTGAAGAAACTAAAACACAGACTGATAAGATAAGCACCAAACATAAACAGCCTTGTGTATATTGCAAGCCACTCATATGGTGCCGGTGTGCGTTCCAACTACCGGAAATTAAGCCCAAGACCCAACAGCAAATGACATTAACGATGGTGAACGGGCAGCCTCCAGCAAAAACTGCATCATCAAGAGATTCCTGATGACGCAGTTTTTGCAAAATGCATTGAGGCTGCGCATCGGCCACAGTcgatgtcacttccggttgggTCTCAGGCATCATTTCCGGTTGTTGGCATGCTGGCCGGCTCAATACAAGAGGCTTGCAATAAACACAAGGCTGTTTATGTTGGGTCTAATGGCAGCACCATTAAATGTAAGCGCATATTCGTTGTTTTATACCCattctttaatttaaaaaatactacACTATTATGATGCTTTTTGAGAGAAAgatctggagagcctggtgtcgGTGAACCTTATGTAGTATCACATGTGGATCATCTGAATGACATCGGTTACCATCCCAAATTATTTGAGGCAAGTTAAATATTTGTACCCCATTCTTCTGGCCCAATTTGGTGCAATGAGAATCGGCGGATATCTTTCCTTCTCAATCTTGCACAAcattgaggctaggttcacactagtgcaaattggatgtgggtttcccccgcatccaattcgcacgaCAGGACATTGTGATCGATTCTCTATTGAGACGGTTCATTTACACATCTCCGTGGCGGCTGCGGAGCTGCTTGCACAGGAATCCTTTGTGTTTTGGGTCAGTTTCAGGGCCTAATTAAGGCAAAGATTTGGCCCCAATTcgtccctgaaacagagaacagggacccaccggacccctgctgcagACTGAATctggcatcagtgtgaacccagcatcaAGGGAAAATCCCCATTGGAGAGAATTCATAAACCAGCTTGAAATTAGTCCAAAAAAATCACAGGAACATTTACTGTGAACTTCAGAGGATCCCTGGTGATGGCGGTTAATCAGTTTGCGAACATCCTTGCCTTGGTATTCATCCTTGCCTTGGTATTCCTCATCTGTGACAGAGATTTGAAAGATCTCTGCGTACAAAGACCAGTACCTTGGCTCTGGGTGTTGACAGCCACCTGACAATTGATCATTGTCCATCGTTGACAGCCAAGAGAGCTGTAATGTGAGTTTTCCCCAGAGAGAAATCCTGACTTGTTTCTTTTAGGGCAGCCTGACTTCTGGTGACCTCTGATGGTTTATGTAGGCTACTGCCATGGAATTGTCTGACTGTACCTTGACTGGGTGACCATGCAAAAGAAAGGGTCCATTATTGTACAGACAATCTAATGGCTCTCAGTTCCAAAATGATAAATGGGAAGTTTTGACTCCTATGGAGGACCAGGTCCACTGAACAGTCAATTGATTGTAAACTCCACCCCAGGCTGACATCGGTTGTCACCACCTTCCACAACATGTGGAGGAAAGATGTTCTCAACTCCAGGGTAGGACTAGAGAGGCACCAAGTTAGGGAGACATTTGGCTGAACAGAAGCATTGCGCGATCCAAAATTTGGATTGGTTTGTTCCAATGTCAGTATGTTGGATTGAAGGAGTTTGAAGTAAAACTGGGCAAAGGGAAAAGCCAATAATGAGGGTATCGTCAAACCCAGAACTTTCATGCAGAAGCAAACCGAGGGGTACCTTTTGACCCAAGGGTCTTCGTGTGTGACCTTAGGAAAGCAACCTTTTCTTGGGAAGGAAAATTCTGGCTTAGGCTGTGCCCAAGAATAAAGCCAGGTACTTCAGACAGGGTAAGGAGCTGGAGAGCAGACTTTGAAAGGTTGATtatctaaaccagggatatgcaattagtggacctccagctgttgcagaactacaactcccatgaggcatagcaagactttgacagccacaagcatgacaccaagacccagaggcatgatgggacttgtagttttgcaacagctggaggtccgctaattgcatatccctgatctaaaccaaAGGTCTGAAGATaccaaattgtctctggacattgGTAGGTTGTGACTAAGAAGTCCTTCAGTAGGATGTGTTCCAGGTAATCTGTAACATTAAAGTCCTGGGTTCGCAGAAAGCTACAATTTGGGAAGAACGTTTGTAAACACTTGAGGTACAGAGGAGAACCTGAATGATAGTGCTGATGTCAGGGGAAGATGGGGATGTGTAGATAGGCATCTTGCATCTCTACTGATGCAAGAAATTCCCCTTCCCCTAATATAAGGGATCTTTGATATTTGCCtgctaccatgtacttgtatgtctactgtttctttgtattgcttcctttatgtgaaatccctggtgttcctgccagtccctctgcttttctgttaaaaactgaccacactaagcaggagagcatacCCTGGGCAGGTCtccagctatgctgggaactctgtgtaatctcctccaatgatcagacttttcTTGACATGCCaacgctgcacagccattcactgggaagttcagtgtgctgctgctcctccttcccccagtTCTTATGCACCAGAGAAAagtgggaatgtgatcacttataaaaaaggagctataaaaataatttataaatactTTCCTTTTTATCTATACAAAAattttttgcctttcatttctattttaaactgaataggttgttttacaagataagggtttacaaccactttaagttaaagtggtagtaaagcccACTTTGTTATTTTTAGCCAaaaagtaagcctataataaggcttacgtgtaggtaaaatgaatatctcctaaatgtgcaccgtctaggagatattcaccctgcatgcactctgaaggttcAGCATACTGTGCCAGACCTTCAAAtctcgcatgcgcaggagtgacgtcattgtggtgCCGTAACCTGCaaatacagaagaaaaaaataaaatagaaaaagtgcagcgcaaaactcaaatatataaatgatactggtatactcaaacaccaataccataagtgtgaatatgaatatgcagaaaaaatgaaaaaaaaaaaaaaaaatattaaaaattaaatacaattcaaacaaacagtccaaaagtccaccttcatatatggaccactgagttaacagatggtcaataaagcaaatcaaataggcaggtcatgaacaggaaccaggctgatgtattagatcctcataagacaaccaaaccgcaaaggacaggtgcatgtaaagagataatcacagactaagtgctcactgttgcaatgtgtggatttattctttagaagaagcaaaagtcaggctactcacatttggccagacaaaaaacgtcatgaagtaacaatctttaggaatgaacagcagatgagcgacgtgatgtttcaggctcctaaaccaccggacgcgttacgttatatcaacttcctcagcggggcgggtATCATCCCccccgccccgctgaggaagttgatataacgtaacgcgtccggtggtttaggagcctgaaacatcacgtcgctcatctgctgttcattcctaaagattgttacttcatgacgttttttgtctggccaaatgtgagtagcctgacttttgcttcttctaaagaataaatccacacattgcaacagtgagcacttagtctgtgattatctctttacatgcacctgtcctttgcggtttggttgtcttatgaggatctaatacatcagcctggttcctgttcatgacctgcctatttgatttgctttattgaccatctgttaactcagtggtccatatatgaaggtgggagtagccatctacaacggtggagggatcacttcaaaattttggtggattgtcacgtggtggagatttattttcgtttaattcactcatcttctgacacttatggacttttggactgtttgtttgaattgtatttaatttttaatattttttttttttttcattttttctgcatattcatattcacacttatggtattggtgtttgagtataccagtatcatttatatatttgagttttgcgctgcactttttctattttattttttacttgtttaggatttttgcgaatttcccttagtgttcagctggcattaccagtgatctgaaccctgggggtctgtatcacataaaaacactttaatatcatcattttttgatctatacatttgcgctgattgcaccctgttttttataAATACAGAAGAAAGGCTagggggaagatgtcagccctctcagtggTGACTGTGCCGCTGGAAGGGCTTTATTCTAAGGAAAGTATTTCAGAATGTGcttgtatacaatgtatacaatgtatactagcacattatgccattgtctgttttttttccattctgcagtggtttactaccgctttaagtttggTATGAATAGAAACctttaaacctttgttctaaacTCAACTGGCATGACCTCTCCTGGTGTCTGAAGGTGGTGAAATACAGTCACTAAATCAGCCTTCTTTTGGTCGAAAGCTGACAGATATGAAGTCTAAAGGCGCAGAGGGCTTATAGGCCGGCTCCATGGACTTTGGAGGACAAAGCTTGCACTGCAAGGATGTTATAAGCTCTGGTTTGAAAGTAGACACCTGAGATAAGTGAAAAAAACTCTTCCGCAGTAGCGGACATATGAGTAGGAGACTTCAGTTTCTTGTTGTGCTGTAATAGCATCTGTtacccttaggccccatgcacacaagacgctattacaaacgcctctaatctcagcttttcaaaggcaaaaaccggcatttaaaacgcccgtttttgccgcgaattgcgtagcgttttgccgcgttttaccgcgatttgcggctgtcagcgtttatctccaaaacactgtagaccctccccaagctcagaatcaaactatttgtgccgcgttttgccgcgatttgcgtctaaaacgcaaaagctgaaagcttctgaacccaaaattttgggtttggaaaaacggccctaaacccaactgctttgaaacgccaaaaaacgtgatcgtgtgcatggacacataggataacattaaatgtgttcaggggcagttgaaaaaaatgcccaaatgcctctgaactcgagtttagcagcgtctcgtgtgcatggggccttaaactCCTTTTCCATAAAATACATTTCAGCAAAAAGCTTAGGAGGAGCAAAAATCCATTCAGGATTGGGCCAGTCCTCAAAGTGCACAATCATTTTGTGCATGTACTGGAAATGTCTTTTTAGGCTGCTCAGGCAGATTTAGTTCCCATAGAGGCTTCTTTAGACTGTGAGAAGTCAGGTGCTGCTAGGCAAAACGTAGTGCACACATCAATTGGTGTGTCCACAGTAGAAACCATTTGGCGCGAAACTGTAGTTTATACTTCAAAATGCATGAGAAATCCTCTGTGGCCTGTGCTAAAAATCACGGTTTCCAATACTTTCCAACATAATAgtttttctgggaaaaaaaataataaaaaaatgctgcaCTACCACCTCCAAGTCCCGATTAGAGGAAATAATATCCACCAGTCTGGCTTTCAACCTTTGCAAGCAGACTccatagaccagtggtctccaaactgcggccctggggccatatgtggccctttgctggcttttatccggcccttggggcactattttattCACCGACACCAATTACATCAAAGttcctaccaatgatggggctcaatTTCTCCCAGTGAAAGGGCTCAAtttcccccaatgacaccaatgatggggatcaatttctcccaatgaaaccaatgatggggcacaattcctcccagtgacaccaatgatggggcacaattcctcccaatgatggggctcaatttctcccaatgacaccaatgatggagcacaattccttccaatgatgtgGCTCAATTTCTCCCAATCACACCTATGATGAGGcttaattcctcccaatgacaccaatgatggtgcacaagTCCTCCCAAAGACACTAACAATGGGACACACGTCCTCTAAATTACACCAGTAAAGTGGTACGGTTCCTCCCGCTGAGACCAATAATGGggaattgtttactcccactgatgcaggGACATTTTGTACCGATGGTCCGGCCCCTTTAAAGTCTTAAGGACAGTAAACTAGCCCtaagtttagaaagtttggagacccctgccatagacaaaagaccaAACCCGGCAACACGGTGGACTCTGCAAATAACATTCCATTTATTAGTATACAAAAAAAGGGAATAAAATCCAGACTAAAAGGCTAATGTGTTTAGCCCCAGAGGGGCATGTAATCAAAatctttgccagtgtccaatcacctgatggTACCAGCCTATAACCCGGAGTCTATGAATATCAAGTCaatgtcctgtactgtacaattaAGATAACGGAAGTCTCACAGAGTGGGCAAAGTTATATGGTGCACTCTGGGCAGCCCTAGCAAGTTTCTTTGTCACCTGAAGGTAGCTGCATATAATCCATGGTCTATGATTAAAGTACAGTGTCCTGCATGATCAAGATATTTAAACCCTCAAATGGTAACAAAAGAACGTTGCTTTCACTCTATAATCAGGTAAAACAAAACAATCATATCTTTACCTGATCTGGTACAGTGAGATAGGATTTTTGATTTGCTGGAAATAATCAGGATATTTTTTCTTTGATGGAAGTTGGAAAAAAGGTTCAGCAATCAACTGGCCCTGGTTATTCCGGCAAGATCTGACAGTCTCATAAAGTTGGTATAATGGACTAGATATGTCCATAAAAGAGGTAACACTTTCCTCTTCAGACTCTGGTTCTTCATAGCGGATGGAGGGAGGTGGTGTTGTTACTGTTGGTGTCACTGCCGCTATAGTAACAAATGCAAAATATCAGTACTGAAAGCAGTGCATTAAACAGAACTACAAAATTTATTACGCAGGTTTTAGAATGGCATATtcaagtattcacccccttggactgaataaaaaaaaataaaaaaaaaaaagagatagatTTAACTAGGATTCTGAACATTTGACTTACAACACTGAAGATGCAAAATATTTTAGATTGCAAAACAAAAGCATGTTGCCCTACGGTCAGTGTTCAGCACAGACCAGAGAACCTATTGCACATTTGTGTACCTTTTAGGGAACTTTAAAATGAGTATTAATAGGACTACTGCATTCCATAAAGCACATCATGGTGAATAGTCTGGGTAAAGAAGTGTCTTAGAGGATTTCTCAGCTCAGCTTTGTATCTCTCAAGCTCAGAGTTACCACTGGTCTCTTGGTTGCTTCTTTGATTAAATGTCCTCAAAAATTATTACTAGGCGACCTTCACTAGGCAGTCATAGGTGTGCTATATcctatttattttacttacattTACAAAAGCCACTGTTTGCCCGCAGCTGCAGAAGGAGAAATCAGTGataacccaccccccccctataCACACAATTTAGTCCTCAATACTAGAGAGTGGGGACAGATCCTACTGGTGATAAAGATACTAACTACACACATTTAGAGCATTTTGGAATCATTAGCAATTATTCGTTCCTACGTGTTACTT encodes:
- the LOC120923480 gene encoding protein polybromo-1-like, which gives rise to MDISSPLYQLYETVRSCRNNQGQLIAEPFFQLPSKKKYPDYFQQIKNPISLYQIRNKLKNQEYESLDHLETDLNMMFENAKRYNVPNSAIYKRVFKLQQLLQSKKKDLTRRDLDIEDGDSMISSATSETGSAKRKR